The Rhododendron vialii isolate Sample 1 chromosome 6a, ASM3025357v1 genome includes a window with the following:
- the LOC131331422 gene encoding RING-H2 finger protein ATL54-like, producing the protein MVPQHSTAMKHRKLFPTSTNQTDCPEYCDPISTCPYGCYPYPHFYFFPPPPPPSLQPRISTDESQNFSSHVIIIVSVLVSFFLLLSYYLVIAKYCSGRTRLESDGQDVVDENQGPVTDHPIWFINTVGLQPSVINKIAVFKYRKSDVLIDGSDCSVCLSEFQEDESLRLLPKCNHAFHIPCIDTWLRSHTNCPLCRAGILSNTWSASSPSASGEQNGLNLRPIEETHIGISERNGELGENRAETGDGIGLTPVDGERKQVDDSKEQSSLDLMTGEGTQMDNSESNGELGENRAETEDEIPLPHISDEIKGFEDSKDGGNSMDFSSAVTENSADCGDDSSQSHMGIVQMQDLKDSKMNGVIGTDSTSQTVINGPVSFKRSFSYGGREGIFRQDMVGL; encoded by the coding sequence ATGGTTCCTCAACACTCAACAGCCATGAAGCACAGAAAGCTCTTCCCAACTTCAACTAACCAAACTGACTGTCCAGAATACTGTGACCCAATCTCAACCTGTCCCTATGGTTGCTACCCATATCCACACTTCTATTTCTTCCCACCACCGCCCCCACCATCGCTACAGCCGCGTATTTCAACCGACGAAAGCCAAAACTTCTCGTCCCACGTGATCATCATTGTTTCAGTGCTAGTCagcttcttcctcctcctcagcTACTATTTAGTCATAGCCAAGTATTGCTCCGGTCGGACCCGTTTGGAATCCGACGGCCAAGATGTCGTAGACGAAAATCAAGGGCCAGTAACTGACCATCCCATCTGGTTTATCAACACGGTCGGACTACAACCTTCGGTTATCAACAAAATTGCGGTGTTTAAGTACCGTAAAAGCGACGTCTTGATCGACGGGAGCGATTGTTCGGTGTGTTTGAGCGAGTTTCAAGAAGATGAGAGTCTTCGGCTGTTGCCCAAGTGTAATCACGCGTTTCATATTCCGTGTATTGATACTTGGTTGAGGTCGCACACCAACTGTCCGCTCTGTCGTGCCGGTATTTTATCGAACACTTGGAGTGCGAGTAGTCCTTCTGCCTCGGGTGAGCAGAATGGTTTGAATTTGAGGCCTATTGAAGAGACCCATATTGGAATTTCAGAGAGGAATGGAGAATTGGGTGAAAACAGGGCTGAAACAGGGGATGGTATTGGATTAACCCCAGTTGATGGTGAAAGAAAGCAAGTTGATGATTCAAAGGAACAGAGTTCTTTGGATTTAATGACTGGAGAAGGAACCCAGATGGATAACTCAGAAAGTAATGGTGAATTGGGTGAAAACAGGGCTGAAACAGAGGATGAAATTCCATTACCACATATAAGTGATGAAATAAAGGGATTTGAGGATTCAAAGGACGGTGGGAATTCTATGGATTTTTCATCAGCCGTAACTGAAAATTCTGCTGATTGTGGAGATGATTCGTCACAATCCCATATGGGTATTGTTCAAATGCAAGATTTGAAGGATTCTAAGATGAATGGAGTGATTGGTACTGATTCAACTTCACAGACTGTAATCAACGGCCCTGTTTCATTCAAGAGATCGTTTTCATATGGTGGAAGGGAAGGTATTTTTCGCCAAGACATGGTAGGACTCTGA